CACTTCTTACAGACCTTTGATTATGAGTTACTCGCTGGACAGACGACGAACTTACTTAGCCGACCAGATGAAGTAGTCCTCACTCGAGAATTAGCCGATAAGTTTTTTGGGAATGAGGTAAAAGGCGATTATCAGCAGCTACTGGGTAAAACCATCGTTATGGAGCAGCGTCCTTACCAGATTAGTGGTATACTGGAAAATGCCCCTCGTAACACCAATGTGACGTTCCGAATGCTGACGTCTATGCAAGACTACATTCAGCGTAGCGATAATTGGATCTACGATTGGAATCAGGGAAGTTCTGACTGGGCCACTTTTGTTACGTTACCCGAAGGGTATGATCCTACAGAACTGGAGGGTCGTTTGGGAATACTGGTAGAGAAAAATTATACTGAAGATAGAGCCGCTCGTCGTAGCTATCATCTCCAACCCTTGCCCGAAGTGCATACCGATGAACGCTACGGAGGTACTGATTATGCTACTCCTAGTATCCTCATTGTAGCCTTCATCACGATGGGAATTATCGTACTGCTTACGGCTTGTATCAATTTTATCAACTTATCAACTGCTCAGTCGGTGAAGCGGGCGAAAGAGATTGGCATTCGCAAAGCACTAGGTAGCCGCAAAAGGCAGATAGTGCTCCAGTTTATGGGCGAGACATTCATTATTACGGCAGTGGCCTCCCTGTTAGCGATGGTCATAGCCGGAGAGTTCGTTGATGCCTTTAATCAGTTTTTACTAGTAGTGTTAGACTATGGTTTGGCGTTGGACACCAGTGTTATTTATTTTTTAGTCGGGTTGGTACTGATGGTTACGCTAATGGCGGGCTATTATCCAGCTCGTATTTTAGCCGGGTTTAAACCAACGGAAGCACTTAAACAATCAATGACTGCCAAGAATACCGGGTTCGCTGGAAAGTTCTCGCTTCGTAAAACCTTGGTCGTTACCCAGTTCGTCATTTCTCAATTACTCATCATTGGTACTATCGTAGTGTCCAGTCAGATGAACTTCGTGCGAGAGAGTGATTTAGGATTTGCCAAAGAAGATATTGCGGTGGTGTTTATCCCACAAAAAGAAGAGCAAAATCTGGATACTTTCCGCGACAAAATTGTTGCTCAAGCTGCCGTAGCCGATGTATCGTTCTGCACTGGACCGCCCATGTCGGGTAGTAATAGTTGGACCGGCATTCGCAATCCGGCGCAAGGGGACGAGCGAGGATTTGGCATTGAGCGAAAACGGGTTGACCCGCAGTACTTATCGGTATTTGACATAGAATTAGTAGCCGGACGCAATTTGCGGGAAGAAGATCGAGTGTTGCCTGCTGATTCTTCAGATGAATACAATGTTCTGCTCAACAAAAAAGCCGTAGCCAAACTAGGTTTCACTAATATTGAAGACGCTTTGGGTGAAACCATGATTACCTACGGTGAGACTAAAGCAACCATTGTAGGGGTAGTAGAAGATTTTTTCAACGCCCCCCTTCAAGATGAAATTCACCCCGTGATGCTCCATAGCCAAGGTGAAAGTGTGTGGATGGCTGCCGTAAAGATGGCAACCCCTCAGCCCGTACAACAACTCACCGCCGTGGAAGAAAGCTGGAAAGAACTCTACCCCGATTACTACTATTCGGCCATGTCGCTGGATGAATACTTCGAGTACGGTGCTTTCTACGTGATTGAGGATGTAATGTACCAAGGCTTCCGTTTATTTGCCTTCCTTTCTATTATCATCGGCTGTCTGGGATTGTACGGATTGGTATCGTACCTAGCCTTGCAACGGCGGAAGGAGATTGGAGTACGTAAAACATTGGGTGCAACGGTCAGCCATATTCTCTATCTCTTCACCAAAGAATTTGCTTGGTTAGTGATACTAGCCTTTGTCATCGCTGCCCCGCTGGGCTACTTTGCCATGCAAGCCTGGCTAGAGACATTCGTGTACAAAATTCCGCTCGGTATTGGCTACTTTGTCCTAGCTCTAGTCGCATCCATGCTAATTGCCCTAGTAACCGTAGGCTACAAATCACTCCGAGCCGCCACTGCTAACCCAGTTGATTCACTTAGGAATGAATGATGATTGATGACTAATGATTAATGAAGGGCATTATTCATTCATTCATCATCAATCATTCTCTATTAATTCTGCCAGAAGATTTGAGAATAGAGAAAAGTATTTTACAGATAGACGTGCATTCTTCATACAGATCGTCAAACTCTGTTGAGCTAATAAATCTACTATCGTGCAAAAGGTTCAACCAGTAGCTTGTTTCCATTACCTCTTTGTAGGCGATGGACATCTTGGCCGAAAACTCAGCTTTGGAGATAGCCGCATCGGCTTCAGTAACATTTGCCCCAATAGAGGTGCCACTCCGCAATATCTGCTTAGAGAGTACGTATTCTTTTCTCTCCTTAGTAAGCAGCTTATAGAGCGTTATTATCTGAAGTGCAAAGCCATACGACTTTTCTTTAATAATATTCTTCTTCCCGTTCATAGTAGGTACAATCTACTTTCAAGATTTGTGCCTTACCTCTCATCACTACCGTCAATTCATCATTACTCACTAGTCATTAATTATTATGTTGAAGAATTATCTCAAAATCGCGTTACGAAATCTCGGTCGTTACAAAGTTTACTCCTTTATCAATGTGCTGAGTCTAGCGATTGGTATGGCGGCTTGTCTGGTTATTTTTCTTTTTATCTCGGATGAGCTAAGCTTTGATACTTTTCATCAGCAAAAAGAGCAAATTTACCGGCTCGACGAAGTGCAATCGTTTCCAGGAATGAGTCCGCAGAATGTGGCTTTGTCCATGCCAGGCATGGGGCCCAATCTGTTCAACGATATGCCCGAGATCACTAACTTCACCCGTTTCTGGATCTGGGGAGATCTTTTGTACGAGCGGAATGACTTACAACTGGTTATTAACCGTACGGCCGTAGTAGATTCTACCTTTCTGGAAATCTTCGATTTTGAGTTACTACAAGGCGACCCAAGTACCGTATTGGATAAACCCAATAGTATTGTACTTACTGAAACTACCGCCCAAAAGTTATTTAATGATGACGAAGCTCTGGGAAAACAACTTGTGATTGGCGATGATAACTATGCAGTTACTGGAGTGTTAGCCGATGTGCCGGAGAACTCTCACTTGCAGTATGAAGCCTTGATTTCTATCAATACGGTTACGCGAGAACGACCGGAGTTTAACGATCAGTGGGGAAGCAACTTCATGGTGACTTATTTGGTACTCGCTCCGCAAACTGATATTGAGCAGTTGGAGAGTAAGTTTCCCAAATTCTTGGAATCGCATATGAGCGAAGAGGCAACTACCTACTATACGCTTTTTCTTCAGCAACTTTCGGATGTACATCTAGGATCAATGAATATTGAGCACGACTATCAGAATTACCGCAAATTTGATGGTTCGTACATTAAAACATTTTCTATTCTGGCCTTCTTTGTCCTGATTATCGCCAGTATCAATTTCATGAATCTTTCGGTAGCGCGTTCTACCACCCGATCCAAAGAAGTTGGTATCCGCAAATCCATTGGAGCCTTGAAGCGACAGTTGGTTGGGCAATTCTTGGGTGAATCCGTGTTGCTTACTTTGATTGCGCTAGTATTATCACTGCTAATTGCTGCTGCCTTCATTCCTTATCTTAATGCTATCTCCAACCGTTCACTATCGTTGCTGACGATCCTCGATCATATGGAGGTAATAGTGGGAGTACTGATTGTGGCTTGTTTGGTAGGAGTATTATCTGGCTCATATCCCGCTCTGTTTCTATCCTCCTTTCAACCCGCTAAAGTGCTAAAGGGAAAACTGGAGAGCTTAAACCAGAAGTCGTTGCTGAGAAGTGGGTTAGTAGTGATACAATTTGCTACCGCTATTGCGCTGATTGTGGGTACGGTACTGGCTACCCAGCAACTCAATTTTATGAAGAGTAAAGACATTGGTTTTGATAAGGAGCAGATGATGCTAATTCCGATGAGCAATGAGGCCAACGAGCAGTACGAAGCGCTCCGTAACGAATTACTCGCTCACGCGGGAGTAGCCGGGGTAACTGCCTCGGGGCAACGGATTGGTAACAATTTTCATCAGACTGGAGGAAAAGTAAAAACCGATACCTCAATCCACGAACTAACCATTTCTCAGGTGAATGTCGACTATGACTACCTGGAGGTGTACGGCATTCAAGTGAAAGATGGACGGGCATTCTCTCGTGAGTATGCTGACGACGCAGGCTTTAGCTTTATTATCAATGAGTCTTTAGCTAAAGAATTGGGGTTGGAAGATCCCATTGGAGCGCAGTTTGGTTTTGGCTGGTACGATAATGATACGCTAGGCACTATTGTCGGTGTAACTCATGATTTCAACTACAACTCCCTTCACCATTCGGTAAACACGCTCGCTATCCACGTACACCCCGAGTGGGGATTCAGCGAGCTTTCGGTAAAGATACGTCCCGATAATCTTACCGAAACCATCACCGCTGTGCAAAGCACCTGGGAAACGCTGGTTCCTAACCGCCCCTTTGAATATTCCTTCCTGGATGAACATTTTGAGGAATTGTATCAGACTGATGAACAGATGAGCAAAGTGGTATCGGTAATTGCCGGATTAGCTATTATCATTGCCTGTTTAGGTTTATTTGGATTGGCTTCTATCGCTACGGAACAGCGAACCAAAGAAATTGGTATCCGCAAAGTGCTGGGGGCATCGCTGGTTCAACTGCTGGCTGTACTGTCCAAAAATTTCGTCAGCCTTATTCTGATTGCTTTTCTTATTTCTGTGCCTGTTACTTACTATCTGCTGCAAGGCTGGCTAGAAGGCTTTGCCTTCCGTATCAACATTGGTTGGTGGGTGTTCACCTTTGCCGGATTCTTATCGCTGCTGGTAGCTTTAGTGACGGTTAGCTTTCAAACTACTCGCGCTGCCCTAGCTAATCCAGTAGACGCACTAAGGAGCGAATAATATAGCGAGGGGCTAAGAGCGGGGTGCAGGGAGTCAGTTTTTGGCAAAAAATCTGTCTTCTGACCATTTTCGCGGATTATTCGTGATGTATCTCGAGATGTTACGAAACGATTTTTCGTTGCGGATTACATGATCGTGGTACCGGGATTGCCAGGTAAAATTTGGTTGAACCCGCCGCGCCGATTTGGTAACACCAATTTTAAATCCCCGGATAATGGATGCCAAATTTTGCGATTGTGGGCCAAATTTGTTTTTGGGTGTATTGGTCGACGATGCCCGTAGAAACGCAAGATTTTGCGTTTCTACCATTCGTTCATCATCCATTTTATCAATAATGATAATTCCATGCACGTGATTGGGCATGATGATGTGGTTCCCCAATTTAACAAATGGGAAATGTTCGGGGATGGCCTGCCAGCAGGTATCGGCCATTATACCAATTTCCGATAATTGCATTTCACCTTGTATTACCTGCCCAAAATAATGTATCCTATTTTTGGTGCAGATAGTTACAAAATAAGCTGCGTTGCTTCCATAATCCCACCAAGAAGCACGAGCAGAAACAGTACGGTATTTACCACGAAACTTTTCATCCATAACCAGACTAAAATACTTCCTTTCCACTACCTGAATAAATGTGTAACAGGTAACTCCTTACCCGTGCAACCTTTTCTAAGCATCGACATCTAACTTATACAGGACTCGTATCCCCGATGAAATTCCGTCTTTTTGCCAACCTTATGCTACCAGTATTATGATTAGGAACTATCTGAAAATTACCCTCCGCAATCTTGCTAACCAGAAACTGTATACATTTCTCAATGTACTGGGACTGAGTATTGGCATTGCCAGTTGCCTTATGATTTTACTCTACGTTCATCACGAGCTTAGTTATGATGCTTTCCACGAGAAAGCCGAGCGTATTTACCGGGTTGGACTTAACGGAAAAATTGCTGATCAGGAAGTATTTACTACGAATACTACTCCGCCACTGGCCTACACCGCAGTGGAAGAATTCCCCGAAGTAGAGAATGCTACTCGCATCTATACCCATTGGGGAAATCAGGTAATCCGCTACGGCGAAACCGTTATTTCTGAGGAAGATGTGTATATGGCCGATTCAACCTTCTTTGATGTATTCAGCTTTCCGCTACTTGCTGGCGATGCAGCTACTGCACTGGTTGACCCCACGAGCATTGTGATACCCGAAGATGTAGCCCGCAAATACTTTGGTGATGAACCACCCTTGGGCAAAACCTTATTATTGGGTAGCGATAAAACTCCGCATACCATCACAGGAGTATTGGAAAAGCTGCCTGATAATTCTCACGTTCACTTTAGCATGCTTCGTTCTATGAGCGCAGTAGAATACAGTCGCGACGACGGCTGGTTCAACAATAGTTTTCAAACCTATTTACTCTTGCATGAAGGAGCTTCATCTGAATCATTGGAGGCTAAGTTACCAGGGTTGGTAGCTAAATATGTAGGGCCAGAAGTTCAGCAGTTCTTAGGAGTTTCGTTAGAAGATTTTTTCGAGCAGGGAAATAAATATGGTTATTTTCTGCAACCGTTGCTAGATATTCATCTGCACTCCGATCTACAAGACGAACTAGAGCCTAATGGTGATATCACCTATATCTATATTTTTGCCGCTATCGGCTTTTTTATTATTCTGTTAGCTTGTATCAATTTCATGAATCTGGCCACGGCTCGTTCGGCCAATCGAGCTAAAGAAGTTGGAGTACGTAAAACACTAGGCTCCATGCGAGTTCACCTGATTCGTCAGTTTTTGAGCGAATCGGTGCTGCTCAGTCTTATTGCCACTGTGTTAGCTTTGGTAAGTGCAGGGTTGCTACTTTCTCCTTTCAACAATCTGGCTGGCAAAGAAATCTCTTCGGCACTCTTCGCCGAACCTTGGTTTCTGCTCAGCCTACTGAGCCTGATGCTCCTGGTAGGGTTACTAGCTGGCAGCTATCCGGCATTCTACCTGTCTTCGTTCCGTCCGGTAGAAGTGCTTAAGGGAAAATTGAAAGCGGGAATGAAGAGCAGTGGAGTTCGAAATGTTCTAGTGGTATTTCAGTTCTTCATCTCTATTACACTCATTATCTGTACTTTATTGGTCTATCAGCAGCTAGAGTACACGCGCACCAAGAATTTAGGGTTTGAAAAGGAAAATATGATCATCATTGACGGAGCCTGGCGTCTCGATAAGGGAAAGCAAGAGGCTCTACGGCAGGATTTAGCCAGTCAATCGGCTATTGTAGATGCTTCCATCTCTAACAATGTACCTCCGGGGGTAAACAATACGACTATCTTTCGCAAGAAGGGGGAAGAGCAGGATATTTTAGTTTCTACCTACGATGTAGATTATAATCATTTGCCCACCATGAAGATTGAACTATTGGAAGGGCGTAATTTCTCCCGTGATTTCCCGACTGATACAGCAGCTATACTGCTTAACGAAGCTGCGGTTCGAGAATTCGGACTCGATGATCCATTGAGTGAAGAGATTCGGTATTTCGGTGGAGGCGAGTATGGTTCACATTTGGATTTAAAGGTAGTAGGTGTTTTCAAAGATTTTAACTTCGAGACACTACGAAATAACATTCGCCCCTTAGCCTTAATGCTCACCACTCAAGGAAGTAAAATATCCGTGCGAACTGCTCCAGGCGATGTATCAGCTACACTTGCTACTGTTGAAGAACTCTGGGGTCAGTATGCTTCTGAAGAACCTTTCCAATACAGTTTCCTGGACGAAGATTTTGATGCGTTGTTCCGAGCTGAACAGCGATTAGGACAGGTTTTCTCGGTATTTACCGGACTAGCTATTTTAGTAGCCTGTTTGGGACTGTTAGGTTTGGCGGCGTTCATGGCTGAGCAACGTACCAAAGAGATTGGTATCCGAAAAGTGCTAGGCGCTTCAGTAGCCAATGTAGTAGTACTACTCTCTAAGGACTTCACTAAACTAGTGGTCGTTGCATTCATCATGGCCATTCCACTGGCTTACTTTATTATGCAATCCTGGTTAAAGGGCTTTGCTTTTAAAATTAGCATCGGTCCCGGCACTTTTATTTTAGCAGGAGGTGCCGCCTTACTAATTGCCTGGCTGACCGTAAGTTGGCAATCCATTAAAGCTGCTTCAGCTAATCCGGTGAAATCACTACGAAGTGAATAGATCACATGGTGAAGGGTTGAAGGTGGCAATTGTAGTACATAGCATATAAAACCTTCTACCCTTTGCCGTCTACCTTTCACCTTTCGTTTTCTTTTCTTTATCTTGCCAGACGACCTACGCTAAATTTTTTATGCTACGACCACTAGGCTACCTAGCTATCTTGGGAATCATCTTGGGTGCGTGTCAATCCGCCCCCACAGCTGAAGAAGTACCTCGCCCCAATATTTTGTTTGCTATTGCTGATGATGCTTCATTTCCCCACATGGGTGCTTATGGCTGCACCTGGGTAAACACTCCGGGCTTTGATCGGGTTGCAGAAAATGGCTTACTTTTTACGAACGCTTACACTCCTAATGCTAAATGTGCACCATCACGCTCTTGTATCTTGACCGGACGCAACTCCTGGCAATTGGAAGAAGCTGCGAATCATATCCCCTACTTCCCTGATAAGTTCACTACGTTCATGGAAAGTTTAGATGAGAATGGATACTTTGTGGGGCATACCGCCAAAGGCTGGGCACCTGGTCAGGTTGGTGAAATAAACGGAAAGAAACGGCAACTTACCGGCCCGGCTTTTAACGACAAAAAGACCGATCCTCCGGCCGAACATATTAGCAATAACGATTACGCCGAGAACTTTCGAGACTTTCTAACTGCCAAGCCTGATTCACTACCATTTTGTTTCTGGTATGGTTCCCTGGAGCCGCATCGCCGTTACGAATACGGAGTGGGAATTGAAAAAGGAGGAAAGCAACTGTCTGACATTGATGATATTCCCAATTTCTGGCCACAGAACGATACAGTTCGTACTGATATGTTAGATTATGCCTTCGAGATTGAGTACTTCGATCAGCATCTGGCTAACATGTTGGATATGTTGGAAGAAGCCGGTGAATTAGCAAACACTATTGTAATTGTCACTGCCGATAATGGAATGCCTTTTCCTCGGGTGAAAGGGCAAGCCTATGAACTTTCTAACCACCTTCCGTTTGCCATTATGTGGCCCGAAGGAATTCAACAATCTGGAAAGAAGGTAGAAGAATATATCAGCTTCATTGACATTGCGCCTACGTTGATGGAGTTAGCCCAAGTCTCAACGGAAGAAAGCGGAATGCAGGCGATGCAGGGGCGAAGTCTTTCTTACTTCTTTGAAGAACAATCTGCCGATAGTGCTACCTGGGATTATGTTCTCCTTGGCAAGGAACGCCACGATATTGGCCGTCCTAATGACTGGGGATACCCCATTCGGGGAATTGTCAAAAATGATTATCTGTACATTCGCAACTACGAACCTGACCGTTGGCCCGCCGGAAACCCTGAAACTGGATACTTAAACACCGATGGTAGCCCTACCAAAACATTCATTCTTAATAATCGCCAAACGCCGGGTATGGAGCAGTATTGGAAGATGAATTTTGGTCAACGTCCTACCGAAGAGTTTTACAATATTGGCAACGACCCAGATTGTGTACGCAATCTGGCCTTTGATCCGGAAGTAGCCCCTATTATGGAAGCTATGAAAACTCAGATGGTGGCTGAACTCAAAGCTCAGGGTGACCCCCGCATGTTTGGTCGAGGTGAAATCTTCGACGAATATGTCTACGCCAATGAAAGTACCCGAGGTTTTTACGAGCGTTATATGGATGGAGAAGAACTCAATGCCGGATGGGTAAACCCTACTGATTTTCAGGAGATAGAGATGGAGTAGCCTGCCTGAAGAGCAAAGACGACTACTGGGTAGGACTGCTTCCTGCTTTTTCGTATACTAAACCCGGACCATCGCACGCGCGCCAAGTGCCAATTAGCGTATTTTCAGATTCAACAAATAATAGCTCATTAGTTTCGCCAGAGCAGTTACCAATCAAGTTGTTTTCTGATGAGTAAGTCAGTTCCAGATATTCTCCGTCTGATAGTGTAACATACTCGTAGGTACCACTGGCTTCTTTGGTTTCACCATATTGCTCACGAACCTTTTTAAAGGTATTGTCTGATTGCAAAAGGTAAAATTCTTGCCAGCTCATGTTATCTCCCGTAGTAGGCGGTACATTCGCAATGTTTCCCGACATTTCTACCAATTGCCACTTCTGAACCTCTTGTTCAGAGTCTGACTCTTGGGCGGATGCTTCCAAATCAGCATCTTCTTGTGTTGAACAAGCAGTAAATAATAGCAACAGACTGAAAATAAAATATTTCATGTTTAATCGTTATTAGGGTTATTACCCAGACTCATTATTAGCTTGTTTGGTTGGCCTATTTCGCTATTTGCTGAGAAATTATACCTCTGGCTACTCGTAAAGCTAGTTATCCTTTGTGGTAAAAAACAAAAAGGTGATCTAACGACCACCTTCTGCATTAACGTTATTAACGTTTATGAATACTTTTATCCAGATGACTACTTACTAATTAGTGAGTTACCGTAATAGTATTATGATAGGTTACCGTACCATCCGCTTGCTGAACAGCCAATCGGTAAAATGATATACCTGCTTTCGGTTGCTTATCCTCAAACTGACCGTCTTTTACTTCTTCAGACTGACCAATGGTTTCAAACTGCATATCTATGCCAGCTCGCTGCACAAATATTTGCCCCTCTGCATCTTCATCAATGCTCCAGATAAGGGCTACATTTTCGTTCTGAATGCTATTTTCTAGGGTAACCGATGCTTTAGGAGTAATCGCAAAACCAGTATTAGTAATGCTAATGATAGCGAAAGTTAGTAAAAGAACTGTGATTTTGAAAGAAGCTAAAGTATTCATAATAGTATTTTTTCAATATTTCTATATCAATAATTGCATAATTAGTGCTAGGCTAATTTTTTTAGCATATTTATTTGTAAAATATTGATTATCAGTTTCTTACATAGAAAAGAAAAATCTTTCTTTTCGGGAAAGTGTCTCTGAATGGGAAATTACAGTAGCGATATTCCCAATCTGGGAAGGTGAAAAATATGATAACGTAGCTCATATTTACTCTGTTCTGATTCACTACCTAGCGCAGTATAATGTTTTCAACTTACTAGCCAATATTTATAAATATTTTCTGCCTAAGTGGTGTTATGTTGATCTGATGAATTTTATATTTTTGCGGATATGCTGGCAATCAATAATTTATCGTATCATATTGGAGGAAGGGCACTGTACGACGGAGCCAACTTGCACATTAAACCCAAAGACAAAATTGGACTGATTGGTTTGAACGGAACCGGAAAGTCTACCTTACTGCGCTTAATTGACGGTGAGTATCAACCCGATGGAGGTGAGATTACCAAAGCGAATGATTGTACCATCGGTTTCTTAAATCAAGACTTACTTTCTTTTCAGTCTGACGATAGTATTCTGAATGTGGCAATGCAGGCATTTGAGGAAGCTTTGGAGATTGAGCATAAAATAGAAAAGGTGCTCAAAAAGATGGAAACTGACTACGAAGATAAGTTAGTCAGCCAGCTTACTCGTTTACAAGAGCAGTTTGAAGTACTAGAAGGCTATACTTTACAAGCTCGGGCTGAAGAGATTTTAGAAGGAATTGGATTCAGCACTAACGACCTAAGGCGTCCGCTTCGGGAATTCTCAGGAGGTTGGCGAATGCGGGTAATGTTGGCGAAGCTACTGCTAGAAAAACCATCATTACTCATGCTAGATGAGCCGACCAACCACCTGGATCTGCCATCGATTCAGTGGGTAGAAGATTACCTACGCTCTTACGAAGGCGCGTTTATCATTGTATCTCACGATCAGCAGTTTTTGGATAATACAATTGATACTACAGTAGAAGTATCTCATGCCCAGTTAACTACTTACGCTGGTAACTACTCTTTCTATCTGGAAGAACGGGAGCTACGCCGGGAGATTCAAAAGAATGCCTTTGAGAATCAGCAACAGAAAATTAAGCAAACCGAACGCTTTATTGAGCGATTTCGCTCCAAAGCCACTAAGGCTAGGCAGGTACAATCTCGGGTGAAAATGCTTGACCGAATGGATAAGGTGAGCGACGTAGTGGATGAAAATGCTACCGTCAACTTTAAATTTACCTTCAATAAGCCCTCCGGACGACAGGTAGTAGCCATTAAAGATGCAACTAAACGTTACGGTGACCTAACTATCCTCCAGAATAGCCACTGCTCTATTGAGCGCGGTGATAAAATTGCACTTATTGGTGCCAATGGAAAAGGCAAATCAACGCTTTTGCGAATGGTTGCCGGAACCGAAGAGTTTAAAGGTGA
This region of Tunicatimonas pelagia genomic DNA includes:
- a CDS encoding transposase, whose amino-acid sequence is MDEKFRGKYRTVSARASWWDYGSNAAYFVTICTKNRIHYFGQVIQGEMQLSEIGIMADTCWQAIPEHFPFVKLGNHIIMPNHVHGIIIIDKMDDERMVETQNLAFLRASSTNTPKNKFGPQSQNLASIIRGFKIGVTKSARRVQPNFTWQSRYHDHVIRNEKSFRNISRYITNNPRKWSEDRFFAKN
- a CDS encoding ABC transporter permease, which encodes MIRNYLITTLRNFRRNSFSTVINILGLTLSLACCISIYAFIKHEHSFDTWHEKADRTFRVVGQYKGESGISYQGHVAFPMAEALRDEFAEIETATRVVMGQNVNVKIDKESGTPAIFEEDNAVFVDEHFLQTFDYELLAGQTTNLLSRPDEVVLTRELADKFFGNEVKGDYQQLLGKTIVMEQRPYQISGILENAPRNTNVTFRMLTSMQDYIQRSDNWIYDWNQGSSDWATFVTLPEGYDPTELEGRLGILVEKNYTEDRAARRSYHLQPLPEVHTDERYGGTDYATPSILIVAFITMGIIVLLTACINFINLSTAQSVKRAKEIGIRKALGSRKRQIVLQFMGETFIITAVASLLAMVIAGEFVDAFNQFLLVVLDYGLALDTSVIYFLVGLVLMVTLMAGYYPARILAGFKPTEALKQSMTAKNTGFAGKFSLRKTLVVTQFVISQLLIIGTIVVSSQMNFVRESDLGFAKEDIAVVFIPQKEEQNLDTFRDKIVAQAAVADVSFCTGPPMSGSNSWTGIRNPAQGDERGFGIERKRVDPQYLSVFDIELVAGRNLREEDRVLPADSSDEYNVLLNKKAVAKLGFTNIEDALGETMITYGETKATIVGVVEDFFNAPLQDEIHPVMLHSQGESVWMAAVKMATPQPVQQLTAVEESWKELYPDYYYSAMSLDEYFEYGAFYVIEDVMYQGFRLFAFLSIIIGCLGLYGLVSYLALQRRKEIGVRKTLGATVSHILYLFTKEFAWLVILAFVIAAPLGYFAMQAWLETFVYKIPLGIGYFVLALVASMLIALVTVGYKSLRAATANPVDSLRNE
- a CDS encoding sulfatase family protein, which codes for MLRPLGYLAILGIILGACQSAPTAEEVPRPNILFAIADDASFPHMGAYGCTWVNTPGFDRVAENGLLFTNAYTPNAKCAPSRSCILTGRNSWQLEEAANHIPYFPDKFTTFMESLDENGYFVGHTAKGWAPGQVGEINGKKRQLTGPAFNDKKTDPPAEHISNNDYAENFRDFLTAKPDSLPFCFWYGSLEPHRRYEYGVGIEKGGKQLSDIDDIPNFWPQNDTVRTDMLDYAFEIEYFDQHLANMLDMLEEAGELANTIVIVTADNGMPFPRVKGQAYELSNHLPFAIMWPEGIQQSGKKVEEYISFIDIAPTLMELAQVSTEESGMQAMQGRSLSYFFEEQSADSATWDYVLLGKERHDIGRPNDWGYPIRGIVKNDYLYIRNYEPDRWPAGNPETGYLNTDGSPTKTFILNNRQTPGMEQYWKMNFGQRPTEEFYNIGNDPDCVRNLAFDPEVAPIMEAMKTQMVAELKAQGDPRMFGRGEIFDEYVYANESTRGFYERYMDGEELNAGWVNPTDFQEIEME
- a CDS encoding ABC transporter permease, with amino-acid sequence MIRNYLKITLRNLANQKLYTFLNVLGLSIGIASCLMILLYVHHELSYDAFHEKAERIYRVGLNGKIADQEVFTTNTTPPLAYTAVEEFPEVENATRIYTHWGNQVIRYGETVISEEDVYMADSTFFDVFSFPLLAGDAATALVDPTSIVIPEDVARKYFGDEPPLGKTLLLGSDKTPHTITGVLEKLPDNSHVHFSMLRSMSAVEYSRDDGWFNNSFQTYLLLHEGASSESLEAKLPGLVAKYVGPEVQQFLGVSLEDFFEQGNKYGYFLQPLLDIHLHSDLQDELEPNGDITYIYIFAAIGFFIILLACINFMNLATARSANRAKEVGVRKTLGSMRVHLIRQFLSESVLLSLIATVLALVSAGLLLSPFNNLAGKEISSALFAEPWFLLSLLSLMLLVGLLAGSYPAFYLSSFRPVEVLKGKLKAGMKSSGVRNVLVVFQFFISITLIICTLLVYQQLEYTRTKNLGFEKENMIIIDGAWRLDKGKQEALRQDLASQSAIVDASISNNVPPGVNNTTIFRKKGEEQDILVSTYDVDYNHLPTMKIELLEGRNFSRDFPTDTAAILLNEAAVREFGLDDPLSEEIRYFGGGEYGSHLDLKVVGVFKDFNFETLRNNIRPLALMLTTQGSKISVRTAPGDVSATLATVEELWGQYASEEPFQYSFLDEDFDALFRAEQRLGQVFSVFTGLAILVACLGLLGLAAFMAEQRTKEIGIRKVLGASVANVVVLLSKDFTKLVVVAFIMAIPLAYFIMQSWLKGFAFKISIGPGTFILAGGAALLIAWLTVSWQSIKAASANPVKSLRSE
- a CDS encoding four helix bundle protein; its protein translation is MNGKKNIIKEKSYGFALQIITLYKLLTKERKEYVLSKQILRSGTSIGANVTEADAAISKAEFSAKMSIAYKEVMETSYWLNLLHDSRFISSTEFDDLYEECTSICKILFSILKSSGRINRE
- a CDS encoding ABC transporter permease, coding for MLKNYLKIALRNLGRYKVYSFINVLSLAIGMAACLVIFLFISDELSFDTFHQQKEQIYRLDEVQSFPGMSPQNVALSMPGMGPNLFNDMPEITNFTRFWIWGDLLYERNDLQLVINRTAVVDSTFLEIFDFELLQGDPSTVLDKPNSIVLTETTAQKLFNDDEALGKQLVIGDDNYAVTGVLADVPENSHLQYEALISINTVTRERPEFNDQWGSNFMVTYLVLAPQTDIEQLESKFPKFLESHMSEEATTYYTLFLQQLSDVHLGSMNIEHDYQNYRKFDGSYIKTFSILAFFVLIIASINFMNLSVARSTTRSKEVGIRKSIGALKRQLVGQFLGESVLLTLIALVLSLLIAAAFIPYLNAISNRSLSLLTILDHMEVIVGVLIVACLVGVLSGSYPALFLSSFQPAKVLKGKLESLNQKSLLRSGLVVIQFATAIALIVGTVLATQQLNFMKSKDIGFDKEQMMLIPMSNEANEQYEALRNELLAHAGVAGVTASGQRIGNNFHQTGGKVKTDTSIHELTISQVNVDYDYLEVYGIQVKDGRAFSREYADDAGFSFIINESLAKELGLEDPIGAQFGFGWYDNDTLGTIVGVTHDFNYNSLHHSVNTLAIHVHPEWGFSELSVKIRPDNLTETITAVQSTWETLVPNRPFEYSFLDEHFEELYQTDEQMSKVVSVIAGLAIIIACLGLFGLASIATEQRTKEIGIRKVLGASLVQLLAVLSKNFVSLILIAFLISVPVTYYLLQGWLEGFAFRINIGWWVFTFAGFLSLLVALVTVSFQTTRAALANPVDALRSE